A genomic region of archaeon BMS3Bbin15 contains the following coding sequences:
- a CDS encoding nitrate reductase delta subunit, whose translation MENGSLIGFMQGINNEAMSETPEPLPSLIEKVLGYDTLSPKEHLEGQYTSIFVYPAYFAPYETVYLEHSISAKPFLYGEVGDIVKEEYLSAGFRVFSYGDMPDNISNELAFMEYLVGMENRENEDAQKWRKMEITFLSEHLLKWVPRLLEEMETGIEYWREYGSYLCEDRFCKERTQTNLVPGKLFERACGVMDCSVRISDYPDGIVPGLKFYYLMGKLLGSFLDKEAKLIDTELLRV comes from the coding sequence ATGGAAAATGGAAGTTTAATTGGATTCATGCAGGGTATAAATAATGAAGCCATGTCTGAAACCCCGGAACCTCTCCCTTCGCTGATTGAAAAAGTACTTGGCTATGATACATTAAGCCCAAAGGAACATCTCGAAGGGCAGTACACATCCATTTTTGTTTATCCTGCTTACTTTGCTCCATATGAAACAGTATATCTCGAGCATAGCATTTCAGCTAAACCTTTTCTTTACGGGGAAGTAGGCGATATTGTGAAGGAGGAATATCTTTCAGCAGGTTTCAGAGTTTTTAGTTATGGCGATATGCCTGACAATATTTCTAATGAGCTTGCCTTCATGGAATATCTTGTTGGAATGGAGAATAGAGAAAATGAGGATGCGCAGAAGTGGCGTAAAATGGAAATAACATTTTTATCAGAGCATCTTTTAAAGTGGGTTCCACGGCTTCTTGAAGAAATGGAGACTGGAATAGAGTACTGGCGTGAATATGGCAGTTATCTCTGCGAGGACAGGTTCTGTAAGGAGAGGACTCAGACAAATCTTGTGCCAGGAAAGCTTTTTGAAAGGGCATGTGGTGTTATGGATTGCAGTGTAAGAATATCTGATTATCCTGATGGTATTGTTCCAGGACTGAAGTTCTACTATCTTATGGGAAAACTTCTGGGTAGTTTTCTTGATAAAGAAGCCAAGCTGATAGATACAGAGTTATTGAGAGTTTAG